A genomic segment from Eubalaena glacialis isolate mEubGla1 chromosome 16, mEubGla1.1.hap2.+ XY, whole genome shotgun sequence encodes:
- the COMMD6 gene encoding COMM domain-containing protein 6 gives MAVSSDSCRSLKYPYVAVILKVADPSGQVKNKSFEMTIPQFQNFYRQFKEIAAVIETV, from the exons ATGGCTGTGAGCTCAGACAGCTGCAGGTCACTTAAGTATCCTTATGTTGCAGTGATACTCAAAGTGGCAGATCCTTCAGGCCAAGTAAAGAACAAGTCCTTCGAAATGACAATTCCACAATTTCAG AATTTCTACAGACAGTTCAAGGAAATTGCTGCAGTTATTGAAACTGTGTGA